Part of the Georgenia sp. TF02-10 genome, CTCGGCGGCGTACTGGGTGGTGGCCAGGCGGGCCTGGAGCTCATACGTCGCCGAGCTCAGCTTGCCCACCATCCCCAGCGTCCGGCGGTCGTGCAGGCGGCGGTTGACCAGCTCGGAGACCGCCCTGGCCTGGCGGTGGGTGGCCCAGGCGATGATCCGTTCCCACCCGGCGACCGCCTCGACCAGCACGCCGGGGTCGACGTCGGCCAGCGGCAGGTCGAGCAGATCCGCCGCCAGGGCCAGGCCCGGCACCCGGGCCTCCAGCTCGGCGGCCGGGGTGCCGGCCGGGGCGAAGTACGCCTCCCCCGGCACCTCGTAGACCACCCGCTGCCCCGCCACCGCCGGGGCCGGGTAGTACTCGACCCGGTCGAGGACCTGGACCAGCTGACCCAGACCATCCCGCCGCCAGCACCCCCACCAAGACGCCCCACCGCTGGCCGGGCCGGCCGGGCCGGTCTCGCGCGGGAGGCCTGCGCCGGCCCGGCGGGCGTCCTCGGCGACCTCACCGGGGGCGGTGGTCACCGGTGCCACCGAAGCTAGCTGCAGGGACCGGGCCAGGGCCCGCTCCACCCCGCTGCCGCCACGCACCGGCCCGGCGGCGAGGCCGGCCGCGACCGCCCCTGCCCGGGCTCTGCGGAGAACGCCTGCGTCCATACCCCGAACGTAGCGGCGGCCACTGACGTTGAAGGATGTAAGGGCCTCGTCGGGGGTGTGACCCGGGCACTGACTGACGTCCCTGCGGGGACTGTCCTGAACATGATCCGTCCACCCTCGGCGGGGCACCAAGCACGCCGGCCAGAGGGGCATGACCTCATATGAGCCCGACCAACGGTCCCGTCAACGTCCTGTCTGCCCGCCTGGCCGGTGTGCCCGTCCGTCACGGAAAGAGGCATCACCACTCATGGCCAGCGCTCCTGCTGCTGTCATCGCCGGCGTGGACACCCACGCCGACACCCATCACGTCGCCGTGGTCGCCGCGGCGACCGGCACCCGGCTCGGGGACGCGAAGTTCCCCACCACCGAGGCCGGCTACGGCGACCTGCTGAGGTTCATCACCAGCCACGGGCAGGTCACCACCGTCGGGATCGAGGGCACGAACTCCTACGGCGCGGGGCTCTCCCGCCACCTGCGCAGCGCCGGGGTGAAGGTCGCCGAGGTCCTGCGCCCGGCCCGCCAGGTCCGCCGCCGCCACGGCAAGTCCGACCCGATCGACGCCTACGCCGCCGCCTCCGCCGTGCTGGCCGGGGACCGCCTGCCAGCCCCCAAGGCCGCCGACGGGGACGTAGAGGCCATCCGCGCCCTGCACCTGGCCCGCCGCTCGGCGGTCAAGGCCCGCGCCAACACCCAGCGGCAGATCAAGAGCCTGCTCGTCACCGCCCCCGAGAAGATCCGCGCCCAGGTCCGCAACCTCACCGACACCGAGCTCCTCACCCGCCTCGCCGCCACCCGGCCGGCCCCGGCCACCGCCGGCGTCGAGGCCGCGACCCTGACGGCGCTGCGCCACCTCGCCCGCCGCCACCGCTACCTCACCGAGGAGATCACCGAGCTCGAGGCCGACCTCGACACCCTCCTGCGCCGGGCCGCCCCGGCCCTGCTCGCCACCAAGGGCATCGGCACGGTCACCGCCGCCCAGCTCCTCGTCACCGCCGGGGACAACCCCGACCGGCTCACCAGCGAAGGCTCCTTCGCGGCCCTGTGCGGCGCCGCGCCCATCCCGGCCTCCTCCGGCAAGACCGTGCGCTACCGGCTCAACCGCGGCGGAGACCGCCACGCCAACGCCGCCCTGTACCGCATCGTCCTGGTCCGCATGTCCTGCGACCCCCGCACCAAGGCCTACGTCGCCAAGCGCACCACCGAGGGCAAGGACACCAAAGAGATCATCCGCTGCCTCAAGCGCACCATCGCCCGGGAGGTCTACCACCTCCTGACCCACCCCGCCCCGGTCCCCCGCACCGAGGACCTGCGCCCCCTACGCAACGCCAAGCACATCACCCTGCAAGCCGCCGCCGACCACTTCGGCACCTGGCCCACCGTCATCTCCCGCCTCGAACGAGGACTCAGCCGCAACGACACCCTCGCCGACGCCTACCGCCACTGGCTCCACGCCGCTTGACAGCAATAGGAGCATCACCGCCGCCGCGGCTACCCACACCCTTGGCACGACGCCGACCGGCGGAGGCGCGGCCGGTGACGCTGAGCGCCGGGCTCGGTGCCTCGATCGGGGCGCGGCGGGGAACGTCTTCGGCCATGCCCCGAACGTAACCGCCGCCACCGACATCCCCGCCGCCGCTACCCACACCTCCGAGACCGCGCCCGGTCTCGCGGCCGGGAGCGGCACCAGGCGGCAGGCTGGGCGCCTCGATCGGAGCAGGGCGGGGAACGTCGTCGTCCATGTCCCGAACGTAACCGCCGCCACCGACATCGCCGGCCCGCAGAAGGCAGCAGCCACCACGCGGGTGGCAGGTGTGGCGGCCTCCTGGTGGGTGGCCGCTCGAGCACCCGGGCAGCCGGCGCCGGGCACCGAGGGGGCGGCCGTTCTCGGCGGTGCCAGGATGGGCCGGGAGTGCCGGGACGGGCCCGGCCGGGAGCGGGAGGCAGTGGTGGGCGCCGTCGTCGGGATCGTGATGGGCTCGGACTCGGACTGGCCGGTGATGCGGGACGCCGCCGAGGCCCTCGCCGACCTCGACGTCGAGACGGAGGTCGACGTCGTCTCCGCCCACCGCATGCCGGCCGAGATGCTCGACTACGGCGCCGCCGCCGCCGACCGGGGGCTGCGGGTGCTCATCGCCGGCGCCGGCGGGGCGGCGCACCTGCCCGGGATGCTCGCCGCCGTCACCCCGCTGCCGGTCATCGGGGTGCCGGTGCCGCTGCAGCACCTGGACGGGCTGGACTCCCTGCTCTCCATCGTGCAGATGCCGGCCGGGGTCCCGGTGGCCACGGTCTCCATCGGCGGGGCCCGCAACGCCGGGCTGCTCGCCGCCCGGATCCTCGGCGCCGGGGAGGGCGCGGACGCCGCCCGCCTGCGGGCGGCGATGGTCACCTACCAGGACGGCCTGCGCCAGACCGCGCAGGACAAGGGGGCCCGGCTCCGCGCCCAGCGCGGCACCCGGCTCGGCTTCGGCACCTGACCGACGGGCAGCGACCCTTCGCCAGCGAGCGGGCCACGGCCTGGGGGCCGGCAGGACCCCCGACCGGGGCGTCGCCCTCGTTCTCTCGCGACCGGCCCTCGCCGGGCAGCCGCCAGCGGCTCAGGCCCAGGTGAACAGCGGGTCCCCGGCGCGGAGCGTGCCACCCGGCTGGGCGACCATCGTCAGGGCGTCGGCGCCGGCCTCCATCGCCACGACCGGGACGACGGGGGAGCGGCCGCCCCGCTCGATCTCGGCCGGGTTCCAGCTCACCAGGACCTGACCGGCGCTGACCGTCTCGCCCTCCGCCACGTGCAGGGTGAACCCCTCGCCCTTGAGCTGGACGGTGTCCAGCCCGAGGTGGACGAGCACCGCCCGTCCCCCCGGCTCCTGGACCACGTAGGCGTGCGGGTGGAGCTTGAGGAGCTTCCCCGAGATCGGCGCGACGGCGTCGACCACCCCGTCCCGCACGGGGTCCACGGCCAGGCCCGGGCCGACGATGGCGCCGGCGAAGACCGGGTCGGGCACGTCCGACATCGCCAGCGCGGTACCCGGCAGGGGGCAGAGCACGTCCAGCGCGCTCACCGCAGGTCCTCGATGTCCTCGGCGATGGTGTCCGCCTGGGGCCCGACGATCACCTGGACCGCGTCGCCCTGGACCAGCACGCCGTGGGCGCCGG contains:
- a CDS encoding IS110 family transposase, with the protein product MASAPAAVIAGVDTHADTHHVAVVAAATGTRLGDAKFPTTEAGYGDLLRFITSHGQVTTVGIEGTNSYGAGLSRHLRSAGVKVAEVLRPARQVRRRHGKSDPIDAYAAASAVLAGDRLPAPKAADGDVEAIRALHLARRSAVKARANTQRQIKSLLVTAPEKIRAQVRNLTDTELLTRLAATRPAPATAGVEAATLTALRHLARRHRYLTEEITELEADLDTLLRRAAPALLATKGIGTVTAAQLLVTAGDNPDRLTSEGSFAALCGAAPIPASSGKTVRYRLNRGGDRHANAALYRIVLVRMSCDPRTKAYVAKRTTEGKDTKEIIRCLKRTIAREVYHLLTHPAPVPRTEDLRPLRNAKHITLQAAADHFGTWPTVISRLERGLSRNDTLADAYRHWLHAA
- a CDS encoding PTS glucose transporter subunit IIA codes for the protein MSALDVLCPLPGTALAMSDVPDPVFAGAIVGPGLAVDPVRDGVVDAVAPISGKLLKLHPHAYVVQEPGGRAVLVHLGLDTVQLKGEGFTLHVAEGETVSAGQVLVSWNPAEIERGGRSPVVPVVAMEAGADALTMVAQPGGTLRAGDPLFTWA
- the purE gene encoding 5-(carboxyamino)imidazole ribonucleotide mutase — protein: MGRECRDGPGREREAVVGAVVGIVMGSDSDWPVMRDAAEALADLDVETEVDVVSAHRMPAEMLDYGAAAADRGLRVLIAGAGGAAHLPGMLAAVTPLPVIGVPVPLQHLDGLDSLLSIVQMPAGVPVATVSIGGARNAGLLAARILGAGEGADAARLRAAMVTYQDGLRQTAQDKGARLRAQRGTRLGFGT